From the genome of Saccharomyces eubayanus strain FM1318 chromosome X, whole genome shotgun sequence, one region includes:
- the DAL5 gene encoding allantoate permease, producing the protein MSGGASTNSNASIDEKNLNITSEAEIKNEDVYAEPVLSTVLSPNGKVVYISDKVDEAMKLADEAKEIEVTPEEDRKLRWKIDYCMFPLMCILYAVQFMDKISTSSAAVMGLRTDLKMHGDQYSWVTSAFYFGYLFMNLGPVQLIFQKSKHMSKMLAIFIIVWGLLLALHAVPSVKYSSFIALRVLLGCAESVVTPCFTIITAQYWKTEEQFTRISIWFGMNGLGSILINAIAYGVYIHQESYAIKGWRALFVITGVITIFVGALIFLWIPDDPSKARFLSKREKLMVVQRIRSNQQGFGNHEIKKYQIVEALKDVRTWLYFLFTVSSNIPNGGISSFMSILLNSDFGYSSKDTLLMGLPTGAVELVGCPLFGILAVYAANKKIPFWKYKLAWAIFAAVLALIASCMLGFATSSKKARLAGAYLWYISPVSFICVLSNISANSSGYSKKWTVSSINLAAYAAANLAGPQTFIAKQAPKYHGAKVAMVVCYAVMIVLLSALLLINMRENKRRDKIAAERGYPEETANLEFSDLTDFENPNFRYTL; encoded by the coding sequence ATGTCAGGGGGTGCGAGCACGAATTCAAATGCTTCCATAGACGAAAAAAACCTAAACATCACTTCGGAAGCTGAAATTAAAAACGAAGATGTATATGCGGAACCTGTCCTAAGTACAGTCTTATCACCTAACGGTAAAGTTGTTTACATCAGTGACAAGGTAGATGAGGCTATGAAATTGGCCGACGAAGCCAAGGAAATTGAGGTTACGCCAGAAGAAGACAGAAAACTACGCTGGAAAATCGATTATTGTATGTTTCCTTTAATGTGTATACTGTATGCCGTCCAGTTCATGGACAAAATTTCCACAAGTTCGGCTGCGGTTATGGGATTAAGAACTGACTTAAAAATGCATGGTGACCAATACTCCTGGGTCACTTCCGCCTTttattttggttatttATTCATGAATCTAGGTCCGGTACAGttaattttccaaaaaagtaAACATATGTCCAAGATGCTTGcaattttcatcattgtGTGGGGATTACTCTTGGCCTTGCATGCTGTTCCATCGGTTAAGTACTCATCTTTTATCGCATTGAGGGTGCTTTTAGGCTGTGCAGAAAGTGTTGTCACACCCTGCTTCACCATCATCACTGCTCAATATTGGAAAACAGAGGAACAGTTCACAAGAATCTCAATTTGGTTTGGTATGAATGGTCTTGGGTCCATTCTGATCAACGCGATTGCGTACGGTGTCTATATTCATCAAGAATCCTATGCTATCAAGGGCTGGAGGGCTTTGTTTGTTATCACCGGTGTAATTACAATTTTCGTTGGGGCCTTGATATTTCTCTGGATTCCTGATGATCCATCAAAGGCAagatttttatcaaagagagaaaaattgatgGTTGTCCAGAGAATTAGATCCAACCAACAAGGGTTTGGTAATCacgaaatcaaaaagtACCAAATTGTCGAAGCTTTGAAAGATGTCAGGACTTGGTtatatttccttttcactGTGAGTTCTAATATTCCTAATGGTGGTATTTCGAGTTTTATGAGTATTCTACTGAACAGCGATTTCGGGTACTCATCAAAGGATACCTTATTAATGGGACTGCCTACTGGTGCTGTTGAACTAGTTGGGTGCCCGCTTTTTGGTATTCTGGCCGTATACGCAGCTAATAAGAAAATACCATTTTGGAAGTACAAATTGGCTTGGGCCATCTTTGCTGCTGTCTTAGCATTGATTGCTAGCTGTATGCTAGGTTTTGCAACCTCTTCAAAAAAGGCAAGACTGGCTGGTGCCTACTTATGGTATATCTCCCCTGTTTCGTTTATTTGTGTCCTTTCCAATATTAGTGCTAACTCTTCAGGCTACAGTAAAAAATGGACTGtatcttcaataaatttgGCTGCATATGCTGCTGCCAACCTTGCTGGCCCACAAACATTTATTGCGAAACAGGCCCCCAAGTACCATGGTGCCAAGGTTGCCATGGTCGTTTGCTATGCCGTTATGATCGTGCTTTTATCTGCATTACTCTTGATCAATATGAGAGAGAATAAGAGACGTGACAAGATAGCTGCTGAAAGAGGTTACCCCGAAGAGACAGCAAATTTGGAATTTTCTGACTTGAcggattttgaaaatccaaACTTTAGGTACACTCTATAA